The Chitinophaga caeni genome segment TGCGGTAAACCTTCCGCGATACCACTGATACCAACCCAACGCTCTACGTATTCGTACCAGGGTTTGATGTCTTTGTAACGGATCGGCCAATCTACTGCAATGCCGTCTTTAAGGTTTGCTTCGAAGTCAAGATCGCTCCAGCGGTAGCTTTGACGCCCCCACATGATAGATTTACCACCCACGATATCGGGACGGTACCAATCGAAGCGTTTCACTTCTTCATAAGGAGAGAGGCTATCGTTGATCCAATATTTTTCATTGTGTTCGCTGTAAGGATAGTCGCGGCTCATATAAGGGTGTGTTTCCCTTTGTTCGACCGTGATGCGGCCCCTATGTTTAAACTGCCAGGGATCCATGGTGGCAGTTTCATAATCTTTTACATGTTCTAATTTCTTACCGCGGTCGAGCATCAAGACTTTGAAGCCCTTCTCGGTAAACTCTTTGGCTGCCCAGCCACCGCTCACACCGGAACCAATCACGATAACATCGTACGTATTTTGTTCCTGCGCCTTTATATTAAGATTCATTTCGTGATAATTTATGCAAGTGTTAAAAAGAAAACCTAGAAAAGAGAGGGTATTACCGTATGGTTATCAGGTAGCCCAAGCTTTATCACCTTTTTTATAAGGAACACAACCATCGTATCTACCGGGTACCTGGACATAGCGTAGTGCCTTGGTAGCGCCCGGCTCAGAAGTAAAGTAACCTAATAATGTCAGTTCTTTCATCAACTGGAAATAGTGCGGGCCGGAGCCTTTCGGTTTATCTTTTTTCTTGTTATAATCGATCCTTTCTTGATCGATGGCAGTCAGCAACTCGGTTTTCTGCCCTGGGGCCAGTTGTACGAATACTTTACCGAATTTTTTATTACTAGCTTCGTCAATTGCTTTCAGACCATCCACGAAAATTTTCTGCGATTTTTCATCGTAGCAATCATTCATCATGGTAATCATAAATTCATCCACTTTCGCTGCTTTAGCGCCCGGGGTATCAGTTTCCGGGATAATGGTTTCACTAATTTCTGCTAAAAGGGAACGCGTTTCCGGAGTTTGTAACGTATAATTTTTCGGACCCGTATTGCAACCCGACAGGGCAGCCATTGTTGAAGCTGAAATGGCAGTTCCCATCAGAATTGCCACGTTTTTAAGGGCGTCTCTCCTATTCATATTAATTGATTTGACCTTTATTGACCTTGAGCATTCAAGATTTTAAAAAAATATGAAAAATCATAATTAAGATTGCGAAAAAATAATTCCGCGGTTGAAATATTGGATAAGTGGTACTAATACCCTGAAGTGTAAGGTAAAGTGACAGATAATTTGAGCCGTTTCATATTACGTGGAAGTTTAACTTGGATAAATGTAATAAAAAACCGGGAGTCTTACACTTTTTTTGTGAAGGACTCCCGGTCGTATCTATTAATAAATAATTTTAGAGGATATATTGGCCTTTACTATCGACCATAATAACAGGTAACTTGTGATGTTTCTCGAAATAATCAAAGCCTTCTTTCAGCTTCACCCAGAACTTTTGAGCATCATTGTCATTTAAAGATTGATTGCCCAGGTAATCCATAGAAGATTGATTACTGAAACGCACGGGAAAAACATGCACCGGGATAAAATCCTGCCCGGCATTTTTCGCGTTAACAGCCAAGATGTATACTTCGTCTATAAACTCATCTGTCAACGGGATACAGCCGATGGTTAAGCAATTTCCATGGATGTAAATTTCCCCGCCGGGTTTCTTTGGATCGCTTAAGATTTTATCGGAATAATTAGGGTAATTAATACCGAGGGAAAGGTGAAAGCTACTGTTGGGATTAAAGTCATTTATATAATAAAACCCTTCCGGCACTTGCCTATCACCTTCTTTCCGCTTAGGGCCCATTTTACCTGATAGCGAGCAAACCCTGTAAGTTTTATATAGTTGGAAAGTATCGGTTACATTATTTTTAACCCAAATTTCCAACTCGCTATCGAGTTTAAACGAGCGGATATACATAAATCTTGCAGGATAGACTAAGCCCTTAGCTGCAAACTCTTTTTTAATTTTTTCTTCTTTTTGACGGTAAGCCTCTCCCACCCTGGGAAATAACTTTTGGTTCTCAAGAAATGATTGCTGCGCATCCGCGATACCGGTTCCTAAAAAGAACAAGGCGGCCACGATAAAAAAATGCTTCATGTTTGAATTGTCCCGGTTAGTTATCTTAAATTTCTATAGGCAAGGTAAAATAATAGAATCGCCAATACCAAATACACGATCACCCCTACTTTTCTACCTGCCAATTTCAAAATATAATGCGGATTTCCCCTATAAACAAGAAATGCCGTAACTAATTGAAAAACTCCTGCCAATAAAAATAAATATCCATACAACGTTTGCGTATTCATACTGCTATCGATTCTTCGCAAATTTATCGAAATTTTGATAAGCTAGGTACAGAATCCTAAGCAAATAACGATTTTTATGGTAAAAATCGTATGGAGAACCGGCGTAATAATACCGACGAACCGCTGTTTCCCGTAGAATTTATGCATATTTGGATCCTGATAGATCCATCACACTTTCCTAAATTCTTTAACAATTCAATCTCTTTCCAATCACCTGGAGCCCTTTCAATATATTTAGATAATAATTTTTTATTTAAATATATATGTACAATTATGTATGTGCTGGATCGGTCAACATCCCCATTTTTGCAGCTGATTGAAATTGCCACCCGGCTAGAGTTTCCCGGTATTTGCAATGCTTCGGTGCGTAAACTGGAATTACAAACCGCGCCAGCACGTAGTACGCAATAATATTCCGATGGATGATCTCCTGGAATAAGTGCAGCAGGTTCTGCAATGATATAGGGAACTTCCATCCATGAAATCCCGGATAAGAAGTAACGGCTTCCCGCGACGAATTGAGCGGTATAGAAATGCCGTGCATGAGTGGTAGAACCGGGATCGACTTTTC includes the following:
- a CDS encoding gluconate 2-dehydrogenase subunit 3 family protein; the protein is MNRRDALKNVAILMGTAISASTMAALSGCNTGPKNYTLQTPETRSLLAEISETIIPETDTPGAKAAKVDEFMITMMNDCYDEKSQKIFVDGLKAIDEASNKKFGKVFVQLAPGQKTELLTAIDQERIDYNKKKDKPKGSGPHYFQLMKELTLLGYFTSEPGATKALRYVQVPGRYDGCVPYKKGDKAWAT
- a CDS encoding L,D-transpeptidase family protein; the encoded protein is MKHFFIVAALFFLGTGIADAQQSFLENQKLFPRVGEAYRQKEEKIKKEFAAKGLVYPARFMYIRSFKLDSELEIWVKNNVTDTFQLYKTYRVCSLSGKMGPKRKEGDRQVPEGFYYINDFNPNSSFHLSLGINYPNYSDKILSDPKKPGGEIYIHGNCLTIGCIPLTDEFIDEVYILAVNAKNAGQDFIPVHVFPVRFSNQSSMDYLGNQSLNDNDAQKFWVKLKEGFDYFEKHHKLPVIMVDSKGQYIL